A genomic segment from Nitrospira sp. encodes:
- a CDS encoding Acetate kinase, whose product MVGVGNEVPVVLTLNAGSSSVKWALFRPGVSPVRAAAGKIERIGLADGLITTVDLATGQSLRRTTHVADHAASVRVLIDQLAQSGRGLSVQAIGHRVVHGGDRYADPQVVTSEVMEELHRLSPYDPEHLPAEITLIEAFGKEYPRVPHVACFDTGFHRRLPRVARLLAIPRRYEGLGVRRYGFHGLSYAYLLEELERVAGREAARGKVILAHLGNGASLAAVRDGASMDTTMGFTPASGLPMSTRSGDLDPGLLSYLSRTEGMTAAELHEMVNARSGLLGLSEISSDMKDLLEQERCDVRAAEAVALFCYQGKKWIGAYAAALGGLDQLVFSGGIGEQAAAVRARMCEGLEFLGIRLDQARNEAGDQIISGPDSRVTVRVIRTDEEGQIARSVCSLLALAAGR is encoded by the coding sequence ATGGTCGGTGTCGGCAACGAGGTTCCCGTGGTGCTCACTCTCAACGCCGGATCGTCGAGCGTGAAGTGGGCGCTGTTTCGCCCGGGGGTTTCTCCGGTGCGGGCGGCGGCAGGAAAGATCGAACGGATCGGTCTCGCGGACGGGCTGATCACCACCGTCGATCTTGCGACGGGGCAGAGCTTGCGACGGACCACTCATGTAGCGGACCACGCGGCTTCTGTACGGGTGCTGATCGACCAACTTGCGCAGAGCGGCAGGGGGTTGTCCGTTCAGGCGATCGGGCATCGGGTCGTGCATGGAGGGGATCGATATGCAGACCCGCAAGTGGTCACGTCGGAGGTGATGGAGGAGTTGCATCGGCTCAGCCCCTATGACCCGGAACATCTGCCGGCGGAAATCACCCTGATCGAAGCCTTCGGCAAAGAATACCCGCGCGTGCCCCACGTGGCCTGTTTCGATACGGGGTTCCACCGCCGTCTGCCGCGCGTCGCCCGGCTGTTGGCCATCCCGCGCCGTTACGAGGGACTGGGCGTCAGGCGTTATGGGTTTCACGGGCTGTCCTATGCCTACCTGTTGGAGGAGTTGGAGCGGGTGGCAGGCCGTGAGGCTGCGCGAGGGAAGGTGATCCTTGCGCACCTGGGGAATGGGGCGAGCTTGGCCGCCGTGCGGGACGGCGCGAGCATGGATACGACGATGGGATTTACCCCCGCTTCGGGACTGCCGATGAGCACGAGGTCCGGCGACCTGGACCCTGGTCTCCTGTCGTACCTGTCCAGAACCGAGGGCATGACGGCGGCAGAATTGCACGAGATGGTGAATGCCCGATCAGGCCTGTTGGGATTGTCGGAGATCAGCTCGGATATGAAGGATTTGCTGGAGCAGGAACGGTGTGATGTGAGGGCGGCTGAGGCGGTGGCGCTGTTCTGTTATCAAGGGAAAAAATGGATCGGCGCCTATGCGGCGGCCCTGGGTGGATTGGATCAGCTCGTGTTCAGCGGCGGCATCGGCGAACAGGCTGCCGCGGTTCGAGCCCGCATGTGCGAGGGCTTGGAGTTTCTCGGCATCCGGTTGGATCAGGCTCGCAACGAGGCCGGCGACCAGATCATTTCCGGTCCCGACAGCCGCGTGACGGTCCGCGTCATCCGTACGGATGAAGAGGGTCAGATCGCGCGATCGGTCTGCAGCCTGCTGGCGTTGGCCGCGGGCCGTTGA
- a CDS encoding phosphoketolase family protein, which translates to MIKTTQVNQPLSSDMARRMHAYWRAANYLSVGQIYLLDNPLLKQPLKREHIKPRLLGHWGTTPGLNFIYVHLNRIIKEQDIPVIYITGPGHGGPGLVANVYLEGTYSEVYPNISQDEEGLQRLFKQFSFPGGIPSHVAPETPGSIHEGGELGYSLAHAYGAVFDHPDLLAACVIGDGEAETGPLAGSWHGNKFLNPVRDGAVLPILHLNGYKIAGPTVLARMPPDELESLLIGYGHQPYFVEGDDPATMHQLMASTLDEIVASIRHIQQEARTKGFTGRPRWPVLVLRTPKGWTGPKEVDEKQVEGSFRSHQVPMGDMDRPEHVQLLEHWLKSYQPEKLFDDRGRLSPELAALAPTGERRMGSIPCANGGNLLRDLHMPDFRQYAVPVMKPGADDAEATKVQGLFLRDVLKLNRTNFRLFGPDETASNRWTAVFEVADRCSTEVILPTDDHVAHDGRVMEVLSEHLCQGWLEGYLLTGRHGFLNCYEAFIHIVDSMFNQHAKWLKTTREIPWRRPIASLNYLLTSHVWRQDHNGFSHQDPGFIDHVVNKKAEVIRVYLPPDANTLLSVTDHCLRSRDYVNVVVAGKQPAPQWLDMDAAILHCTAGIGIWEWASNDRGSEPDVVMACCGDVPTMETLAAVELLRVALPNLKVRVINIVDLMKLQPPNEHPHGLSDKEFDALFTIDKPIIFAFHGYPWLIHRLTYRRTNHHNLHVRGYKEEGTTTTPFDMVVLNDLDRFHLVADVVDRVPQLGARAAYLKQDMRDKRIQHKQYIAMYGTDMPEIRNWKWSGRR; encoded by the coding sequence ATGATCAAGACGACGCAGGTGAATCAGCCGCTGAGCTCCGACATGGCGCGGCGCATGCATGCCTATTGGCGGGCGGCAAACTATCTGTCCGTCGGGCAGATTTATTTGCTCGACAACCCCCTGCTGAAGCAGCCGTTGAAGCGAGAGCATATCAAGCCGCGCCTGCTCGGCCATTGGGGGACGACGCCGGGGTTGAATTTCATCTACGTCCATCTCAACCGCATCATCAAGGAACAGGACATTCCGGTGATCTACATCACGGGCCCCGGCCATGGCGGGCCGGGCCTCGTCGCGAACGTCTATCTCGAGGGCACTTACAGCGAAGTGTATCCCAACATTTCGCAAGATGAGGAGGGGCTGCAGCGGCTCTTCAAGCAGTTTTCCTTTCCCGGCGGCATTCCGAGCCACGTCGCGCCGGAAACGCCCGGGTCCATCCATGAGGGCGGCGAGCTGGGCTACTCCCTGGCCCATGCGTACGGAGCGGTGTTCGATCATCCGGACCTGCTGGCGGCCTGTGTGATCGGAGACGGTGAAGCGGAAACCGGACCGCTTGCCGGAAGCTGGCATGGAAACAAGTTCTTGAATCCGGTGCGCGACGGCGCCGTGTTGCCAATCCTGCATCTGAACGGATACAAGATCGCCGGCCCGACCGTGCTGGCTCGCATGCCGCCGGACGAACTCGAATCCCTGTTGATCGGGTACGGGCATCAACCCTATTTCGTCGAGGGCGACGATCCCGCGACGATGCATCAATTGATGGCCTCCACGCTGGACGAGATCGTCGCGTCCATCCGTCACATTCAGCAGGAGGCCAGGACGAAGGGCTTCACCGGGCGGCCGCGCTGGCCCGTGCTCGTCCTCCGGACCCCCAAGGGGTGGACCGGACCGAAGGAAGTGGACGAGAAACAGGTGGAGGGGAGTTTTCGTTCCCATCAAGTCCCGATGGGAGACATGGATCGGCCGGAACATGTGCAGCTGTTGGAGCACTGGCTGAAAAGTTATCAGCCGGAGAAATTATTCGATGACCGGGGGAGGCTGTCGCCCGAACTCGCCGCGCTGGCGCCGACGGGCGAACGGCGCATGGGCTCCATTCCTTGCGCGAACGGCGGCAACCTGTTGCGCGATCTTCATATGCCGGACTTCAGGCAGTACGCAGTGCCGGTGATGAAGCCCGGCGCCGACGATGCCGAGGCGACGAAGGTGCAGGGTCTGTTTCTGCGCGATGTCTTGAAACTGAATCGGACCAACTTCCGGCTCTTCGGACCGGATGAAACGGCGTCGAACCGCTGGACGGCGGTGTTCGAGGTGGCCGATCGTTGTTCCACGGAAGTGATTCTCCCCACCGACGACCATGTGGCGCATGACGGGCGGGTCATGGAGGTGCTGAGCGAGCATCTCTGTCAGGGTTGGCTCGAAGGATATCTCCTGACCGGCCGACACGGATTCTTGAACTGTTACGAGGCGTTCATCCACATCGTGGACTCGATGTTCAATCAACATGCGAAGTGGCTCAAGACGACGCGAGAGATTCCCTGGCGACGGCCCATCGCGTCGCTCAATTATCTGTTGACCTCGCATGTGTGGCGGCAGGACCACAACGGATTCAGCCATCAAGACCCGGGATTCATCGACCATGTGGTCAATAAGAAAGCCGAGGTCATCCGCGTCTATCTGCCGCCGGACGCGAATACGCTCCTGTCCGTGACCGACCATTGCCTGCGAAGTCGCGATTACGTGAATGTGGTCGTGGCGGGCAAGCAGCCGGCGCCGCAATGGCTCGACATGGACGCCGCCATCCTACATTGCACGGCTGGGATCGGCATTTGGGAATGGGCAAGCAACGACCGCGGCAGCGAACCGGACGTCGTGATGGCCTGTTGTGGCGATGTGCCGACCATGGAAACTCTGGCGGCGGTGGAGTTGCTGCGGGTGGCTCTGCCCAATTTGAAAGTGCGCGTCATCAACATCGTGGATCTCATGAAGCTCCAGCCGCCCAATGAACATCCGCACGGTCTCTCCGACAAAGAATTCGACGCCCTCTTCACCATCGATAAACCGATCATCTTCGCCTTCCATGGGTACCCGTGGCTGATCCATCGGTTGACCTATCGGCGGACCAACCACCACAACCTGCATGTGCGCGGTTACAAGGAAGAGGGCACGACGACCACGCCGTTCGACATGGTCGTGTTGAACGATCTGGACCGCTTCCACCTCGTGGCCGACGTCGTGGACCGGGTGCCGCAGCTCGGCGCCCGCGCCGCCTATCTCAAACAAGACATGCGCGACAAACGGATCCAGCACAAACAGTACATTGCGATGTATGGAACGGACATGCCGGAGATCAGGAATTGGAAGTGGAGCGGCAGGCGGTAG
- a CDS encoding Formate hydrogenlyase transcriptional activator, with protein sequence MRDRLDIQTAEPEVAQHRALLDVSEAISTHRDLHELFRDLARRLPHVVHVNFLALSLHDPDRQVMRLHTLQANVPADIVGGHEEPIEETPAGWVWQTQQPLIVSDLAEERRWPIVTARMREDGVQSLCVVPLTTALRRLGAMGFASQRKGSHDGTDVEFLRQVGKQVAVAVDNVLHHQDLTRDRDRLRLLLEVSESIASHCDLQDLFRDLAGRLPRIVPFDYINVVLHESERDVMRLWLLVTSQPSAINTGLELPVDESPGGLVWKTQRPLIVNDIQQEHRFTKLMSMLRENGVQSFCVVPLTTAQRRLGAMGFGSLRSKVYQEAELDFMQQVAKQVAVAVDNALNAATARVSQRQLECERDRQRLLLEVNNAVVSHLGLEELFTAVSDCLRKVIQHDGSSLVLYDQETGRYRVHVLHFAKNESIIEEGRIESACTTPAGIAITTRKPAVLSAQDLEHLCAESPVAQHLHDEGVKALCSVPLLSYDRALGALNVGRCSDDLFTQEDVDLLSQVAHQIAIAVDNALVHKEVQGFRDRLAKEKLYLEDEIRTEHNFEEIIGDSAALKRVLNQVEIVAATGSTVLVLGETGTGKELIARAIHARSGRRERTFVKINCAAIPTGLLESELFGHERGAFTGAIAQKVGRFELADGGTLFLDEVGDIPLELQSKLLRVLQEQEFERLGSTKTIKVDVRLVAATNRNLTRMVADKEFRNDLFYRLNVFPLTVPALRDRREDIPSLVRYFAQKFARRMNKTIDSIPTEGLASLLRYDWPGNVRELENLVERATILSPGGALHLSLEKSASSHDSDIQAITTLEAVERDHIVRALQAANWMIGGPKGAAAKLGMKRTTLQSKMHKLNISRPQ encoded by the coding sequence ATGAGGGACCGCCTGGACATTCAGACTGCCGAGCCTGAAGTCGCCCAGCATCGCGCCTTGCTCGATGTGTCGGAAGCCATCAGCACACACCGAGATCTGCACGAACTGTTTCGAGACCTCGCCCGACGCCTTCCGCACGTCGTGCATGTGAATTTCCTGGCTCTGTCCTTACACGACCCCGATCGTCAGGTGATGAGGCTCCATACGCTTCAGGCGAATGTTCCTGCCGACATCGTGGGCGGCCATGAGGAACCGATTGAAGAGACTCCGGCCGGATGGGTGTGGCAAACGCAACAGCCGCTCATCGTGTCGGATCTGGCCGAGGAGCGTCGCTGGCCGATCGTCACCGCAAGAATGCGGGAAGACGGCGTGCAGTCGCTCTGCGTCGTTCCCCTGACCACGGCGTTGCGAAGACTCGGAGCGATGGGGTTCGCGAGCCAGCGGAAGGGGTCCCATGACGGAACGGACGTGGAATTCCTCCGACAAGTCGGCAAGCAAGTCGCCGTCGCTGTGGACAACGTCCTCCATCATCAGGATCTGACTCGTGATCGGGATCGGCTGCGCCTTCTCCTCGAAGTATCTGAATCCATCGCGTCGCACTGCGATCTGCAGGACCTGTTTCGAGACCTCGCGGGGCGCCTCCCTCGTATCGTTCCGTTCGATTACATCAATGTGGTCTTGCACGAGAGCGAGCGTGATGTGATGCGCCTTTGGTTGTTGGTGACCTCGCAACCCAGCGCGATCAATACAGGGTTGGAATTGCCGGTCGATGAATCACCGGGTGGATTGGTGTGGAAAACCCAGCGGCCGTTGATCGTCAACGACATCCAGCAAGAGCACCGTTTTACGAAATTAATGTCGATGTTGAGGGAGAACGGCGTGCAGTCCTTCTGCGTGGTGCCCCTCACGACGGCGCAACGCCGGCTCGGCGCCATGGGATTCGGGAGCCTCCGATCGAAAGTGTATCAAGAAGCGGAACTCGACTTCATGCAGCAGGTGGCCAAGCAGGTGGCGGTCGCAGTGGACAACGCGCTGAATGCCGCGACGGCACGCGTTTCCCAGCGGCAACTGGAGTGCGAGCGCGACCGCCAGCGCCTGTTGTTGGAAGTGAACAACGCGGTGGTCTCTCATTTGGGATTGGAGGAACTGTTCACCGCCGTCAGCGACTGCCTGCGAAAAGTCATCCAGCACGACGGCTCAAGTTTGGTGCTCTATGATCAAGAGACGGGCCGGTATCGGGTCCACGTCCTGCATTTTGCGAAGAATGAATCCATCATCGAGGAGGGACGCATCGAGTCGGCCTGTACGACGCCCGCCGGTATCGCGATTACGACCAGGAAACCGGCGGTATTGAGCGCGCAGGATCTGGAACACCTCTGTGCGGAATCACCGGTCGCGCAACATCTGCACGACGAGGGGGTGAAGGCGCTCTGCTCGGTTCCGCTGCTCTCCTACGACCGTGCGTTGGGAGCATTGAACGTGGGTCGGTGCAGCGACGATTTGTTCACGCAGGAGGATGTGGATCTCTTGAGTCAGGTGGCGCATCAAATTGCGATCGCCGTCGACAATGCGTTGGTCCACAAGGAGGTTCAAGGATTCAGGGATCGGCTCGCCAAAGAGAAGCTCTATCTCGAAGACGAGATCAGGACCGAGCACAACTTCGAGGAAATCATCGGCGACAGTGCGGCGTTGAAGCGCGTGCTCAATCAGGTCGAAATCGTCGCGGCGACGGGTTCCACGGTGCTGGTGCTCGGCGAAACCGGCACCGGGAAGGAACTGATCGCCCGCGCGATCCATGCCCGCAGCGGCCGGCGTGAAAGGACGTTCGTCAAAATCAATTGCGCGGCCATCCCGACCGGTCTGCTGGAAAGCGAGTTGTTCGGCCATGAACGAGGGGCATTTACCGGAGCCATTGCGCAAAAGGTCGGCCGCTTCGAACTCGCCGACGGCGGAACGCTGTTTCTCGATGAGGTGGGGGATATTCCGCTCGAATTGCAGTCCAAATTGTTGCGGGTGCTGCAGGAACAGGAATTCGAACGATTGGGGAGCACCAAGACGATCAAAGTCGATGTGCGTCTGGTGGCAGCGACGAACCGCAACCTCACCAGGATGGTGGCAGACAAAGAGTTTCGAAACGACCTCTTTTACCGGCTCAATGTGTTTCCGTTGACGGTGCCGGCCCTTCGTGACCGCCGGGAGGATATTCCGTCGTTGGTCCGATATTTTGCGCAGAAGTTCGCCCGGCGCATGAACAAGACAATCGATTCGATTCCCACCGAAGGCCTGGCGAGCCTCTTACGGTACGACTGGCCGGGCAATGTCCGCGAACTGGAAAATTTGGTCGAACGTGCGACCATTCTTTCGCCGGGAGGTGCGTTGCACCTGTCTCTTGAGAAGTCGGCTTCGTCTCACGACAGTGACATTCAGGCTATTACCACTCTGGAAGCCGTAGAGCGTGATCATATCGTGCGGGCCCTCCAGGCTGCCAATTGGATGATCGGTGGACCGAAAGGTGCCGCTGCCAAACTCGGCATGAAGCGCACCACCCTTCAATCGAAAATGCACAAGCTCAATATTTCTCGTCCGCAATAG